A portion of the Edaphobacter lichenicola genome contains these proteins:
- a CDS encoding FadR/GntR family transcriptional regulator, translating into MKKEVKEQFDEVTGHSQLTMQVVEHVRSLISKGEVHPGDRLPPERELARKLKISRSSLRAGIGFLSAMGVLKSRHGAGTFVSSGPPALDSSSLSVLGALHGFLPWQMFEARLVIESNVAALAAERATDEHIAELAEEVAEMYASLADPQEYLIHDVRFHRTVARASGNPILGALMETITANLYEYRSKTVQNAVDLKESAEMHREIYRAIRSHHPTQARQAMEKHLNLARIAQANEAELNGTKPTDTPASASPSETPTT; encoded by the coding sequence GTGAAAAAAGAGGTCAAAGAGCAGTTTGACGAGGTAACCGGCCACAGTCAGCTCACCATGCAGGTCGTCGAGCATGTCCGCTCCCTCATCAGCAAAGGCGAGGTCCACCCCGGCGACCGGCTCCCGCCCGAACGCGAGCTCGCCCGCAAACTCAAGATCAGCCGCTCCAGCCTCCGCGCAGGCATCGGCTTCCTCTCCGCCATGGGAGTCCTCAAAAGCCGTCACGGTGCCGGAACCTTCGTCTCCTCCGGTCCACCCGCGCTCGACTCCAGCTCCCTCTCTGTCCTCGGCGCACTCCACGGCTTCCTCCCATGGCAGATGTTCGAGGCCCGTCTCGTCATCGAGTCCAACGTCGCCGCCCTCGCAGCCGAACGCGCCACCGACGAGCACATCGCCGAACTCGCCGAAGAGGTCGCCGAGATGTACGCCTCCCTCGCCGACCCGCAGGAGTATCTCATTCACGACGTCCGCTTCCACCGCACCGTCGCCCGCGCCTCCGGCAACCCCATCCTCGGCGCCCTTATGGAGACCATCACCGCCAATCTCTACGAATACCGTAGCAAAACCGTGCAGAACGCCGTCGATCTCAAAGAATCCGCCGAGATGCATCGCGAGATCTACCGCGCTATCCGCTCCCACCACCCCACACAGGCACGTCAGGCCATGGAGAAGCACCTCAACCTCGCCCGCATCGCCCAGGCCAACGAAGCCGAGCTGAACGGCACCAAGCCCACCGACACCCCGGCCTCAGCATCCCCGTCTGAAACCCCAACGACGTGA
- a CDS encoding HAD-IA family hydrolase: protein MSELVRVETKGILFDMDGVLISSIGSVVRCWRQWAEHYDVPNAEIYEVPHGMRAIEIVKQLRPDIDPQEGLRVIEDLEMEDVAGLTVLPGVRTLLARLPLDRWAIVTSATQRLLIRRLEVAGLPIPQRIISADMVERGKPDPEPYRRGAELLGLPAAECLVIEDAPSGVGAGLAAGSRVLGVLGTHSAEDLKDATWIVPSLEAVAVDTDADGLKLQFPTVA, encoded by the coding sequence TTGAGCGAACTGGTTCGGGTTGAGACGAAGGGCATTTTGTTTGACATGGATGGCGTGCTGATCAGCTCCATCGGATCGGTTGTGCGTTGCTGGCGGCAGTGGGCGGAACACTATGATGTGCCGAACGCGGAGATCTACGAGGTGCCGCATGGCATGCGAGCGATCGAGATTGTGAAGCAGCTGCGCCCCGACATCGATCCGCAGGAGGGGCTGCGTGTGATCGAAGATTTGGAGATGGAGGATGTCGCAGGCCTCACGGTGTTGCCGGGTGTCAGGACATTGCTTGCGAGACTGCCGTTGGATCGTTGGGCCATCGTCACCTCGGCGACTCAGCGGTTGCTCATCAGACGACTAGAGGTTGCCGGGTTACCGATTCCGCAGCGCATCATCAGTGCCGATATGGTGGAGCGCGGGAAGCCGGATCCGGAGCCGTACCGGCGCGGGGCTGAGCTGCTCGGCCTGCCGGCAGCGGAGTGCCTGGTGATCGAGGATGCGCCCTCGGGTGTGGGTGCCGGCCTCGCTGCGGGCAGTCGGGTGCTTGGAGTGCTGGGAACGCACTCTGCCGAAGATTTGAAGGATGCTACGTGGATCGTGCCGTCGCTTGAGGCGGTAGCGGTTGATACCGATGCGGACGGATTGAAGCTGCAGTTCCCGACAGTCGCCTGA
- a CDS encoding phosphoglucomutase/phosphomannomutase family protein, with protein sequence MADTVVKFGTDGWRGIIADDFTYANVRVAASAIANYVLAHEDASAGVCIAYDTRFGSRSFANVVADVLAKAGIPVAMAADITPTPALSYAVRERKAAGGVMITSSHNPAEWNGVKYKASYGGSGKPSIMASIERYLGKPLVQAARPAAIETVDFNPDYIAAIARFVDLDAIRKSGYKFLIDCMYGAGRNVIAGIFTEARVPFVQIRSEINPAFPGINPEPILPHIRASQSAVTAEKCDAGLITDGDADRIGAVDEHGNVVDAHKIFAVLLKWLLERKKWPGDVTRAFNTTKMLDRICAKYGRRLHEHGIGFKYVCDLMLEQEILIGGEESGGIGISRHLPERDGLLNSLLLANVMADEKKTLGELVAALQEEFGEHQYGRVDMHIDEALKQSAIARAKAGVADFAGMKVLRVETLDGIKFFLENPSCVGVPNAAETWLLLRASGTEPLLRVYCESCSVESVARVLEAAQAFVLQGSTV encoded by the coding sequence ATGGCAGATACAGTAGTCAAGTTTGGGACCGATGGCTGGCGCGGCATCATTGCAGATGATTTCACCTACGCGAATGTTCGCGTCGCGGCGTCTGCGATCGCGAACTATGTTCTGGCGCACGAAGATGCATCCGCCGGGGTTTGCATCGCGTATGACACGCGCTTTGGTTCGCGTTCGTTCGCTAACGTTGTTGCGGACGTGCTTGCGAAGGCTGGAATTCCGGTTGCGATGGCCGCTGATATTACGCCGACGCCTGCCCTTTCTTACGCGGTGCGTGAGCGGAAGGCGGCTGGCGGCGTGATGATTACGTCGAGCCATAATCCTGCTGAGTGGAATGGCGTGAAGTACAAGGCGAGCTATGGTGGATCGGGCAAGCCTTCGATTATGGCTTCGATTGAGCGCTATCTTGGTAAGCCTCTGGTGCAGGCTGCTCGACCTGCAGCGATTGAGACGGTTGACTTCAATCCGGATTACATTGCGGCTATCGCTCGTTTTGTCGATCTCGATGCGATTCGTAAGTCGGGCTACAAGTTTCTGATCGACTGCATGTATGGTGCGGGACGGAATGTGATTGCGGGAATCTTTACTGAAGCGCGAGTTCCTTTCGTGCAGATTCGCAGCGAGATCAATCCGGCATTTCCGGGGATCAATCCAGAGCCGATTTTGCCGCATATTCGTGCGTCGCAGAGTGCCGTTACGGCGGAGAAGTGTGATGCGGGACTGATTACTGATGGCGATGCGGACCGCATTGGCGCTGTCGATGAGCATGGCAACGTGGTCGATGCTCATAAGATCTTTGCGGTGTTGCTGAAGTGGCTGCTGGAGCGGAAGAAGTGGCCGGGAGATGTCACGCGGGCGTTCAATACGACGAAGATGCTGGACCGCATCTGCGCGAAGTATGGGCGGCGGCTGCATGAACATGGGATCGGTTTCAAATACGTCTGCGATCTGATGCTTGAGCAGGAGATCCTCATTGGTGGTGAGGAGTCTGGCGGTATCGGCATCAGCCGGCATCTGCCTGAGCGGGATGGGCTGCTCAACTCGCTGCTTCTGGCCAACGTGATGGCCGATGAGAAGAAGACGCTGGGTGAACTGGTGGCGGCGCTGCAGGAGGAGTTCGGTGAACACCAGTATGGCCGCGTCGATATGCACATCGATGAGGCGTTGAAGCAGTCTGCGATTGCGCGGGCGAAGGCTGGTGTGGCGGACTTTGCGGGGATGAAGGTGCTTCGTGTCGAGACGCTGGATGGCATCAAGTTTTTTCTCGAGAATCCGAGCTGCGTCGGGGTGCCGAATGCGGCTGAGACGTGGCTTTTGCTGCGTGCCTCCGGGACCGAGCCGCTGCTGAGGGTGTACTGCGAGAGCTGCTCGGTGGAGTCGGTCGCTCGTGTTCTTGAAGCGGCTCAGGCGTTTGTTCTGCAAGGGAGCACAGTTTGA
- a CDS encoding MFS transporter: MPIDTASLPDSGFTTAAPERSNIRWFVCALLFAATTINYMDRSVLSLIEPLLHNLPFMGWDFTKDAAHQVVFNNNYGNIIICFQVAYGVGLLTAGRFIDKLGTKIGYALAITVWAISSISHSLVKSVIGFCIARAMLGIGESGNFPAAIKATTEWFPTEERALATGLFNSGSNASAFVAPALVAFVTYRYGWKAAFVTTGSMGLIWLVVWLLFPYNKLRRANTQTQINLQEVVSPSANQGFFALFGELARQRGLYAFSLAKGLTDPIWWFYLFYLPKFLNENYGLDLAHAYWEIVAVYAVSSVGSIAGGALSGFLMHRGFSVNSGRKIALLLCALCVLPIILVPYMGKISPHSAWPAVALFALAAAAHQGWSANLFSTPTDMFPSTAVSTVVGIGGAVGAVGGATFTWIVKHYFALHPMLIFTLAGLAYVTSLVIFQLLVPRLGVRRTA; encoded by the coding sequence ATGCCGATCGACACAGCAAGTCTGCCTGACTCGGGCTTCACTACCGCCGCCCCGGAAAGATCCAACATCCGCTGGTTCGTCTGCGCCCTTCTCTTCGCCGCCACCACCATCAATTACATGGACCGCTCGGTCCTCTCTCTCATCGAACCCCTCCTTCACAACCTTCCCTTCATGGGCTGGGACTTCACCAAAGACGCCGCCCACCAGGTCGTCTTCAATAACAACTACGGCAACATCATCATCTGCTTTCAAGTCGCCTACGGCGTCGGCCTCCTCACCGCCGGCCGCTTCATCGACAAGCTCGGCACCAAAATCGGCTACGCCCTCGCCATCACCGTCTGGGCCATCTCCTCGATAAGCCACTCGCTTGTGAAATCGGTCATCGGCTTCTGCATCGCCCGCGCCATGCTCGGTATCGGCGAGTCCGGCAACTTCCCCGCCGCCATCAAGGCCACCACCGAATGGTTCCCCACAGAAGAGCGTGCCCTCGCCACCGGTCTCTTCAACTCCGGCTCCAACGCCTCCGCCTTCGTTGCTCCTGCTCTCGTCGCCTTCGTCACCTACCGCTATGGATGGAAGGCCGCCTTCGTCACCACAGGATCCATGGGTCTCATCTGGCTCGTCGTTTGGCTCCTCTTCCCCTACAACAAGCTCCGCCGCGCCAACACCCAGACCCAGATCAATCTTCAGGAAGTCGTCTCCCCCTCCGCCAACCAAGGCTTCTTCGCTCTCTTCGGCGAACTGGCCCGGCAACGCGGTCTCTACGCCTTCTCTCTCGCCAAAGGGCTCACCGATCCCATCTGGTGGTTCTATCTCTTCTATCTCCCCAAGTTCCTCAACGAAAACTACGGCCTCGACCTCGCCCATGCCTATTGGGAGATCGTCGCCGTCTATGCCGTCTCGAGCGTAGGTTCCATCGCCGGAGGCGCCCTCTCTGGCTTTCTCATGCATCGCGGCTTCAGCGTCAACAGCGGCCGCAAGATCGCCTTACTCCTCTGCGCGCTCTGCGTTCTTCCCATCATCCTCGTGCCATACATGGGTAAAATCTCGCCACACAGCGCATGGCCTGCGGTTGCTCTCTTCGCGCTCGCTGCCGCCGCTCATCAGGGTTGGTCGGCCAACCTCTTCTCCACTCCAACCGACATGTTCCCCTCCACTGCCGTCTCAACCGTCGTCGGCATCGGTGGCGCAGTCGGTGCTGTCGGCGGAGCAACCTTTACCTGGATCGTGAAGCACTACTTCGCCCTCCATCCCATGCTCATCTTCACCCTCGCCGGCCTCGCTTACGTTACTTCGCTCGTGATCTTCCAGCTCCTCGTACCTCGCCTGGGAGTGCGCCGTACCGCATAG